The DNA region CCGGAATTTTGAGCATCAAGTGCTGCACGGCAATTTGAGTTTTGGAGCTTTTGGGTGGTTCTTGTTGATGGAGATCTTAATTGGCCGACCTCTGTGGCTTCAAGTTCACTGGTGACAGATGTGTGTGCGACTTCGGGAATCCAGCTGTCAATAATATAACAGATAAATGGTCGTCTGTTAAACGGTTCCCACCAACAAGAGGGCGGTACTTGCTATTTGACACTCTTTTCGGCAGGCGAGTGCTCTACATtatattaaattgaatttagtGGCGATGTCTCGCCATAATGCATGATACGCCAGTAGTCGATGTGTCCAATTCCCGTTAGGCAACCGATGAGTTTTGTGATCGTATGCCGACTGGAATCGAGCGATCACTAATTCTCGATCGGGTTGAGGAATCGATCCGGCTGTCAGTCCGCCGTTTGGAGAGCTCGAGTGCGCGTGCCAACTGGAGCTGTTCGCAAGTAACCCCACAATCGCAATCCCATCCCGCCGGACCCCAAAGAGATCGACTTTTCAAGATCACAGTAGTCAGGTTGGAGATTTCCGACAACGTGCATCGCTCCTTAGTCGTGTTCAGTCGCCTCAACCTAACTCTCTCTCTGTATCGCTCCATTGCGGTGCTCGTGTGAGTCGTAAACATAATTCAAAAGCACTGGTGAAGTCAGTAGCCGGCTAAACGCGACTCGGGTCGGAAGTCTCCGCTCCTAACAATCACAGCGAACAATCCCCAACTCGATAAGGGTGAACACAaacataaaagaaaataaaataataaacaagttaaacaaataaaaaaacatatgAAATGCAACTTTTTGACGATTTTTGCAAAAGCTTCAACAAGGAATTGCAAAGGGCGAATTTCGGCTTCGCATACAATCGCGTTCATTTGTTCTACAGATCTCAGGTGAGGGCAGTTCCCCGTAATTATTGTCCAAATACAGCAGTCGTTATCGGTGCTGTAACAGCTCAGGTGGTATCATACGATATCATACGGGTACTTCCAAGTAGCAGTAGCGAAAATAAGTATTTACATTGTAGTCACTATCATTAGTGTACCATGAAAGTTGCAACTCTACGCGTGAGATCGCACAGGCACGtgttttataaataagaaaagCTAGTAATTCCACAAGCGTTGAACTCAAGACAATGGGTATTTAACTGCCAAAGTTATTGTTCTCTACAGACGACGACGCACTGTTTAGCTATCAACAATCTAACTAGATAAGTGtaataaacaaaattgttgATAAGAAAAACCAGTTAAAGTTGAATTTTACAAGTGAACTATTAAAAATTcctttaataacaataaaaaaagaaacactAAGTCTAAATATAAACTGAGTTCCCCGGGGCATCTCATCCATTAGGCGTACAATAAAAAAGGGAAACGTGGCTTTTATACCAAAAGTTCATTAGAATGTGCTTAACTAAAAAGCGAGTTTACAGAGAACATAAAATGTCATGGTGAGAACACATTGTACACGCAAGCATTGTTAATtaattcgaatttaattaGCACAGCTAAACTAAAAGCTGGGCCCCATTCAAAGTTGTACAAACTAAAGAAATATCACACATGTGGGCATGAACGATACAGAACTGTAACCCACATAGATATGGAACTATGTTTTTGACTAACTCCACATGAATGAAAGCTGACCAAGCCTAAcacatttaaattgaagagATGGTATACTGAAGAGTTCTTAGTATCTAAGACACATAAATGGCTAAATTTTTAGTACGACGCAATGTAGATACGAACTTTGATAAGAATTACTTAGTTTTTCGCTTTTCATTGTGATTACagaaaagcaaacaaaataaaaattggcaATATACCAACATAGTGAGTCATTTTAATATCAGCCAAAGCGACTCGCCCCTAAATAAGTAGTCCCCTCGGCGCTCCAAAGTTCTGAGAACCCTGGAATAGAACTCTTCCATAAACCTATTACACATTTCACACGAATGAAATACTAATCAAAGCAAAGCAGGAACCAGAAAACAGTTTTGGCGCACGCCATAAATTTTCCAGCGACACCTTATCATATGGCAAACGTGCCCATAAATGTCCACCGAGGACCGTGTAATCTAAGGAAtcaaatgattttatttccgcagtatttaagttcaaaacaaataaatttgaatattATAACACACGCAAAACTAAAGTCTTTGATACGAAGGCAAAATCACTTAGACATGCCCTAATTCTGAGTACGTCATTGGAAGTGATAAGCCTTGAATTGTGATATTAGTTGTCATTAGCATATAGTATTTGTTTTCGTTAATTTGTGCGGGCAAAGGTGTGGaagtttttaattgaaatcacataatataaaatacattACATAAACTTTAACAGATCGTCATGTAAATGTCAGACAAGTGACTGCGATAAGGATTAATGAAAAGTTCGCTGTTAAGCGTAATATAATCCACAATGTATGCCAATTTGTGCATATATAATATATGCCTAATgcacaatttaaaataattttattattttaataagcttaactttttcacttttctaTTGCAGTGGCAAAAAGATGAGATCAACACAATATACTTGCTCTATCGATGGATTTGGGCGCTGTTTTTCCTGGGCGTGTATATCATGTGCATATTTATTCAGTTTTGCGATGGGAAGTTCTTTATCTACATGACCAACTGGGGATTCGGGCTGTGCACTATCACCATGCTAATATCCGCCGTACAGGTCACCTGCTGGCACTTCGATCTGAGGAATACCCGGAGTCTGGTACAGGAGTCCGCCCACAAGGCGGAGACGTCGAGGGGTCTGAAAATATACTGGTGGCTGTACAATATGACACTTTCGCTGGCTCTGATCATATCAACAGTCTACTGGGTGTTTCTCCACGGAAAGATGAGTGAGTATTGGAATAGCCCtgaactttatttattttatttttacggGAACTGGTAAAACTACTTTTCTGTTGTTGTACCTACGTATTTTACATTATGAATTAAGGAAATAAATTAAGGAAAATATTTAGATACTGAACCTaagtaataaaaaatttaaataattgtcTAACTACCTCTTttcaaattaataataataattccaaaaataatcaacattttaaaattccttTCTTTTACAGATAAACCCATGCGATTTCCAGCGATTAGCATAATTACCCACGGTCTTAACTctacgatgatgatgatcgATTTCCTGATCGTGGCATTTCCGCTCAGGATCTTGCACATGATTTACGGTATAAGTCTGGCGATATTTTTCTTCGTTTTCACTCTGGTTTACCATTTATGCGGGGGTACCGATGAGTGAGTATTGGACAATACCCGTATacttcatatatttttaactaaTAACCTGCATAATTCTCTTGCAGATTTGGCAATCCCTACATATATCCCATTCTGGATTGGAACAATCCGAATCGCTGTTTGGTGACCTTTGTGGGCATCTTCTTGCTTATAACGTGCTATTGGATGCTGCTCTTTGGACTCTACAAGTTAAAGAGGGTGTTCAATAGGGCCTTCAGCGTGGTTTGGACTCCTCATGCAGTGGGTCTGATATGAGGGATACCATACAAATTAGAGACACCACAGACAGTCATGTAATATCACCTCATTAACACCCGCACATTTAGCATGTTCCATATACATCGCCTGCATTGTGTTTAGTTCCATTTACAATTCATCTTAAATCACAAAACCGACACCAAGAGGGAGTCGCATCGTTAGACACCCATTCGCatgcatttatttatatctAGTATTTGCTATTGTAAGTTTTAATCTTTTGGTTCCTTAACTTTGCATTGGTTTAGTTAGTTTACTAAATAAGCATTAATGTTGTTACTACGTATATggattaaatataaaaaatatgaaatttgttataaatactCTACATAATTACGAGATGCATAGAGAGAAAACTGAAATTGTATAACAACATAAGGAAAATCGGAATTAAAAAGTGTATATAAGAAGGTTATGTTATTCTATTATTATATAGTGTgggaaatatataaattataaaaagaaaTTGTAATATTGTTGTTTATATCTTTAAATCACAGCAAGTTTGTATACACCAGAGCGTAAATTTAACTCAATTATCATAAAACATTATGACCCTTAAATCTAATTGCTGCCAATTTATTGCATCCACTTTTATGCGAGACTTAAGTTATAATCTTTTTATAACTTAACAAccagattttttattttattcccaAAGTATTATCTTAAATCATACTTTCACACTTAATAACAATCTATATTTAAATCTTTGCTGAGAAGTGGAACAGGTTCAATGACACAAGGAATTGGGTAACCAGAATACTTACTTTTTCGCTTACTTTCCTAACCCAATTCCAAGACTTTTGTTCTTCTTCAATGAAAAGGTGACTAAGCATTTTCCATGTATCATTGCAATTAGTCTACAAATCCAGTTTATACAGAAAAGTACGAGTAAATTTCTTACGTTTAATTACGAAACTTACTTGAATCATTTAGACATTAACAAGCGCGAAGTTCTCTTCTCTCTCTTACCAAACTGTACCCGCAGGTAAAATCTTCTACTTTTGTTTAGCTACCAACATTTgccaaatataaaaaaacacacaaacgCACAAAATAAGGTAAGCGAGTAATTAAGCTCAAAGTGGATAAAAGCGGAGGGCAGAAAACAGAGCCAAAAAGCATCCATCGTGTTTTATGGCTGCTTTATCGGCTTGTCAATACTCGAATACTGagaaaaaatatgttaaaattCAGACGCACTATCGTCATTATGGCTTTGATTTTATATCAATTAATTTGTAATCCTTAAATATACTTTCGATACTAAAAtgtacataatttttttcaatgtTTAAAATTCGTACATTTTAGGTTTATTGCTAATgaaaatttgatcaaaataaagattaaaaaaaatggcaaGATTGATGTACATAGGAAACTCATCATATTACAAACATTTGTTAAAGTAaaattagaaaaaattttactcAGCTTACACAAAATGTAAAGCAAAAAAGGAAACGAATGAATGTATACAAAAGTATATGTATGTCTGATAAAATAAACCGAAAGAATTTATTTAGGGATACTGATAACGAAAAGATTGCTTGAAATCGGTGACTAAGTTCTTTGAAAAAAACCCAATTAGTAACAGTTTTTCAAAATGCctatcatttttaaaaaattaaaaataaccGCCCGATTTAATTTCACTTACTATATAACTCATTCACTCATATAAAACGAACATAAAATTGATTAGTTTTAAAAGTTTGATGAATGAAttccaaataaatttatttaggCATACTGATAAGAAAAAGATTGCTTGAAATCGGTCACTAAGTTgattcattaaaaaaaccCATTTAGTAAAGCTTATCatatttaagaaaatgtatGTAATGTATATAACTCATTCACTCATTtgataagaaaataaaattctttAGAGTTTTACTTCCcaataaaatgatttttgttATAGGTATTTTTTCCTGTGCAGAGCcactctctttctctctcttcTCAGTCGCAAAACCCATGTGCAAACACACCTGGCTACGTCGACGTCGACGTCGCAGCAGCCGCGTCTGCGCTTACGATATACGATATGCGATCCAAAACGCGGCGACTTCAGCAAACTTAAAAAGCAAGCCTCGATCAGTTTTGATTCCTTCTTCGCAGCGAGAAGTCGTGATTTCCGATCCGTTCTCCGTGACTTTTATTTCCATGGTGCGTTACTTAGTAGTACTATTTAGTTTTTGCTGCTGTTTCTCTGGCTGTTCTGGTGCATCGGTGCGTGAATGTGAGGTGATCGGTTGGTGTAATACTCAAACAGACTACAAATGCAGCACacagcaaacaaacaaacaaactcgAAATGGCTAGATACCGTTATGCaaagttgttgttgctgtggtGACCCAAATAGAAATTACCAACCgggccaaaaaataaaagacaaTTCAGACAGCCAGACGCCGTTTATAATCCACAATGTACATGGCGAAAAAATGAAGCTAAATAAATTCactatttaataaattactacagaaaaactttaaaactaatttaaaaatcaaaacttaaatatttcagtGAAGTTTCTTCAAAAAACAATATTGTGTTGTTGCTTTTTTTAAGTGACTTAGCAAATCTTAGCAAACAGTTGAACAAACAAAGattgcaaaataaataaattcttagAATTATCTAATTCCACCTTAGTTTACACTCTGTGAGAAAAGAAGCTTATGATTTTCTAGAAATATGGTTTTGaataaaaaccaaattttATTCAACttaagaaaacaaatttatttgtgGCATTTAAAACTCACTAAGCAAATCCGAGCAAAGTGATGAAAGAAGTTTCCCAAATACATAAATTCTAAGAGTTCTAAGAATAATTCACTGTGTAAAAGTAGGAAGcatatgaaaaatattattcttGCACAAAGAACTTAatcttattaaatttttagaatacaaattttgtaaTGTCACTTTGAACTGACTAAGCAAATTTGATGAGCAAACAAAGTTTGCCAAATTCATAAGTTCTAAGAATTATCCAGTCCCATCTTGGTTTACACTTTGTGAAAAAAGAAgtaaatacatatgtatatgattttccagaaatatttttcttgCCCAAAGAACTTAATCTTATTCAatttaagaaaacaaatttatttatgatATTTAGAAAAGTTGTACGACTTTTAACTGGTTTAATTGCGGAAACATTTCTTTTTCTTGtttctttcttgtttcatTTGAAagtaaaatacaatttttacgGGGGTTTCTTTTGTTTCAAGGTTTTGCCCAAGGTTTACAGTttgtatttcatttaatttgggGTTTCGTGTAAGCGTGTGTTCTTTAATGTTCTGATATATTATGGTAGAGTTTCTACTTTCGTGTCATTACTTTCGCATACATATTGGCTCATTGGATTATAAGTTACGCTTGAAATTTTAGGCACGTCCCCGAAAAATGTTAATGAAAAAGCGAGCTAGGTGAACGATTATAAGTTTCCTGTTccccaaacaacaacaatttgaAGGAGCGGCAAAACAAATTCGGACAAAACCGTATTCACAATCTAAATCGATTGCAATTAGTTGAAGGTGAGTTTAACTAGTTAAATCTGCAAATGCGGTTTAAACAAACATCGAATCTTGAATGTTAGCTAATTGACCGGTATGAATAAGCAAACTAGTTGGTTGGCATTTCTGTGGGTTACTTTGCTTGGTTTACGATAAGTAGAAATTCACCCCAAACAagatttgtttatatttatctTCTCACATATATTAAACATTCATTAACACTTTAAAATTTGTTCGCTTCCGATTGATGATCGAATGggataattaaatttttacacTTTCTGTATAATAACTGACCTCGTTCCAATCGATAATGGCAATTATTGCAAACCGGCTTTATGTCATAATAGAAAATGGCCATTGAGAATGCCGGCATTCATTTACCGATCACAAGTTGCAGATAGGAATTATAGTTAGATTAAGTAAGAATCGAACACCTGTCTCTTGAACCAAGAATTCTTATCACTGTAACTGTATTCCGCAGTCTTTTCTATACACTAAAAAAAGTaaacaattttatattattggcAAACTGCTTATAATCTACAAACCGCAGACTAATTATATTGAAGGCTCATATCGCTAATCAGGTTTATTAATTGGCATAGTAGCGCCTTAAAGTGGTTGATAAAAAACTTAAGAATTTGTATGATGACTTTCCAAACACTTGGACATCCACTTGAAACTCTTATGAAAGTTTTTTGGCCATGCTTTTGACATTAACATAAGAAATGCTTTCAGTGGCGTTGAACTCTTTTGATTTCACTTTCCATAGGAGTGATTGAAAAGATTGTGACCGCTGAATAGATGACGTGCCTTATCTATTGGCAAGTGGATCTTGATGAGGGAGTAGATATCATGGGAATCTTAAGTCAGCCATTTGCCATTCACTCAAGCGGTTTGACGGCATTCAAGACGAAAATTTATTTACACAGCTTGTAAAGGTCAACGAGTTTTATTTTAAGGTTCAATGTGGTACAACTTCAAGAGCCATAAACCTATATATCATTTGCCTACAGTGCGTTTCGAAATAAAAGGGCATTTTAACTAGTTCAGTCAACATTTAGGTTTTTACTGAATcggataacatttttttaatcactattactatttttctcatttaaaaataattcaaaatgCAGGCGTGATAAGAAATAGAGTACCATGGtttctttataaaattaaaagagaTTCGGATTCATACGAATTCGTCCGGAATTGGATCGCAAACGATTTCCTTAGAATCccggcttaaaatatttttttttaacaagagTCAAATTTTGATGGTGAAACACATTTCCATTAAATGTTTATTATGATGATCATTTGCCTTACAGTTTTGACACGCACAGTAAACATATTTCTTTTGAAGGTAGTTTTTGGTATCATTTGTTGACGAAAATGTAGCTCAAGCGACAGTCGAAAATCGTGTAAATAAAATGCACACTAAACAAGACTTCAAACTGTCTTGGCCACCAAGGTGGATGGTTAAGAGTTTGTTAACTGAATTAGCCGCCCTCCTTCCCTGGGTTGCTCTTTTTATTGTTGAAAAGTTTCATTAGCGCGATATTCGTGCAAGTTCAGGGACAATGAACATCGCActctaaaaatgtttataacaGAGAAGTAATTATAACTTAGATGGGTATGGCGCGATGTTTGTGTAAAACCAACGCAGTTGCCGTGAAAATAATGACTGAAACCAATTTTAGGGTCTAGAGTTTCAAACAGAAAAGCTGTTTGCGATTCTGGTCTAGTAAACTAGAGCTCTAATGATTTCTAAAGTAGAAGTTATATGGCTAGTTTTCCTTAATGTTTGGCCACAGCAAGCCACTCGTATTATTGCatcattatatatttttgtaagcAAAGTATAAAAACCTAATTACCATTAAGTTGTTCATCATATCTTATCATGAATGCCGAGGTTGCCAAGGTAATCAGAGGAAAAACAAAGATGTTTTATCTAGTCATAACCCATTATGGAAGATTGTTGTAAATTCTTTTAGGAGCTTAAGTACTTTTAGAATTACTCGACTCTTTTTAGACGCCCGACCTCAAGCCGAGGTTCTGTTTCTAAATTGCCTCAATGCTCAACCTTAGTAggctaattaataaatttattgcaTAACATTATTTCAATTTTTGCAATTAACAATCAACCAACGACAGACAATATACAATAGGTTGCTGAGGGTCCCTCTGTCTGTTACCCTAGTGAAGCGAATAATTATTCACTGACGCTCGGCGAAGCGAATGAACTGTGTGGTAAATTGATCCATAAATGATGTTACCCCCACCGAACCACTTCATATAATTATATGAATAGTCAGGCACACAATAGTCGCATTATTAGCGCTATTAAGTAGTCTACTAGGCCCAGCTTTCAAGTCTTTACAACTTGTACTTTGCATTTCGCACATTAAACACTAACCTTTTGGGGTCAGAGTTGGGGGGTTGCGCATGCTTAGTGCCAAAAGCCAGTAAAGATTTAACTGCTCGTTACGGTTTTGATGATGTGGAGAAACTAGCCAGACAAAAAGGTTACAAATCCAAGTCATAGGTTCAGGGTTCTTCTTGCAAATCCATATTGTAACGTTTCAGACATCTTgggaaatttaattttatttaatgtaATGTATTCACACAGTCCTGAGACCAAAATttataataacaaaatgcTAGACAAGGGCGACTCTTAAAAGAGAAATATTGGCCGAACCGAAAATGCcagaaataatatatattttctaagGTTCCATGCCGCCAGATTCAGCATCGATCTTGTGATCATTATAGATGGGCTGCAGAAGTTCCCGGGCTGCCTCGTGGTCGGCCTTTCCCAGGGCCTGAGATCTTCCATAGAGCTTGATGTACTTCTTTTCCTTGTCGTGGACCAAGTAACCACCTCCCAGGCCCTGGGTGCACAAGCCCATCGCCTCGGCCTCCTTCTTCAGTTCATCGTAGACGTCAACTGGGGAATGTGAAAGAATATAGTATAGGGTCACCCAGAGATCATGGGAACTATTCCACTTACGATGGTACTTGGCCTTGGCATGGCTACGAATCACCTGCTTGGCACTGCCCATCTCCCCATGGATGTAAACATGGGCCATCATGTACTTGGACTTTCCACTTTCCACCTTGGCAACAGGAAATGCCACTAGACTTCGCAAAGGCTTTTCGCAATATAGACGAGCCACTATTTTGGGGTAATCTACCAATCTAAATCCATTTCTCATTCTTCATTCAACTCACCTTGCAGCATTGGACGCCAGCCGGGCTTTAGAAATTTTCCAGCAAACTCCATCTCAGatcagaaaatatatttttcctgTTTTTCAAATTAAGTATACTGGAAGTGGACCTATTTGTGAACTGGTTGTCGGCTATACTGAAAATAAGCAGAGAGAAATGTCAAGTCTAGAGGAAGGCCGATGAGTTTTTTATCAATGTTTACTAAGGTTCTGGAGAAGTACTATGATAACTTCAAATTACataaaaatagatttaaaaaaaatttaaaatcatatgttttaaaattaaccACCTATataattttcattataaatatttttcctaaatatttataatttaatttttttgctaGTTACAGCCAATCGTGATAAGGAATATACAATTACGCTGAGAATGGCATAGCTAAATACGATTTGGATTGCATAAGAGCCTTGGGATTTCCAATTGCGTGAATCTACTGCTTACGTAAAACCTCCAGTCGAAATAATACAGGCAAGTTCTGATCATCATAAAAGCTAACAAGATGAGTAAGCTCCAAGTGATTGTACATCCCGTGAAGAAGGAGTTCCAGCGCAAGAGCTGCGGATTCGACCATGATACGCCCGATGATTTTGTCAAGTCGCAGGTAAGGATTACTTCACAGGATGGGTCAATTTAAACAGTTCAATGAAACATTGACGACAGTACAAATAGCCGCGTCCTTGGGTCTCCGATAAATACGCCTACATTCGGCACGCACCTCAGCAGGTGTGTTGggtattttgtttgtttttcactCGGGCGGCGGGTCAATGTACATGGTGGGCATTTTAAAGTGTAGGCTGTTGTAAGCACTAAGGTTGTTGGGTTTTGCTGTAGAGAATTTTTAGAGATTATTGTAGGTCTTGGAAAAATATTACGcaatatgaaaaatatattttttaaaatgtacattttaggtATACAAAAAGCccaatttattttggtttccTGATTCTCTGTTTATCATATTTAGGTTTTACTAAGACATATCGCTCTTAAACCTTACCCTCAAAAAATGCCAATTTGTCCATAAGCCTTAACCAAATCGAATCTCCTTACCAAGGGTAAAAGACATTGGGCGTTTTACCATTTTGTATGGGACTTACCTTGAGCATATTTAATGACTTCTTTTATTCACAGTATCAATAGAAAGAGGGGTCTGTTTGGGTTAAACTATATACATATGCACAAactgatatatatataagacAGTACACTTTGACTTGTGTACACCGATTGCTCTTGCATTGTAAATTACTGTATTAAAATATTCATAAGCATCAAGCCGTTACAAACTTTGTCGTAAGCCAGGTAAAAACAATACTTTAAACATGCGACAGGTACAACAAAATCTACTTCTCAGTATTGGTGCCCTTTAACCTTTCTGAATTGAAATTTTGAAGAGGCGCACTACTGCCATATGGAAAATAAGATCTAAAATTCACACGAGCACTTCTAGAAAAACAATAATACAttgaattaattaataataattcagTTAAATGCAAAGAAAAAACTAGTTAT from Drosophila subpulchrella strain 33 F10 #4 breed RU33 chromosome 2L, RU_Dsub_v1.1 Primary Assembly, whole genome shotgun sequence includes:
- the LOC119548236 gene encoding protein rolling stone translates to MQLFDDFCKSFNKELQRANFGFAYNRVHLFYRSQWQKDEINTIYLLYRWIWALFFLGVYIMCIFIQFCDGKFFIYMTNWGFGLCTITMLISAVQVTCWHFDLRNTRSLVQESAHKAETSRGLKIYWWLYNMTLSLALIISTVYWVFLHGKMNKPMRFPAISIITHGLNSTMMMIDFLIVAFPLRILHMIYGISLAIFFFVFTLVYHLCGGTDEFGNPYIYPILDWNNPNRCLVTFVGIFLLITCYWMLLFGLYKLKRVFNRAFSVVWTPHAVGLI
- the LOC119548007 gene encoding sex-regulated protein janus-B, whose protein sequence is MEFAGKFLKPGWRPMLQVARLYCEKPLRSLVAFPVAKVESGKSKYMMAHVYIHGEMGSAKQVIRSHAKAKYHLDVYDELKKEAEAMGLCTQGLGGGYLVHDKEKKYIKLYGRSQALGKADHEAARELLQPIYNDHKIDAESGGMEP